The genomic segment tgaggCCGccggcagtcagcgatttttgaGAGGAGAGTCCTAGTGAGGAGTcaagtggcactggctcttaattaaatactgagtgccaatgatactcgagatgacaaggcgagttattggcgtcctcaaataaccaatgggcaaAATCAGCGTCAGTTCCCAGggtaggggcggctggcggcgagagtcggatcttggagcaagcggctcgccacaacgagggatacgtgtgcaatcccacaaaacccatgcggttggggcgctgggccagtaacccgccaccGAAAAAACTGAGAAGTACTATgacaaacaaaggaatagtaacaagtaaaaaggcgtttagttcggccgcgccaaactttggatacccaccacctcgggtatatatgtaaacaacatttcataaaaatcctgtgaaaattgcatacctaatgTCCGATAACAGACTCAAACTTATAATAACAAACACTTATAATAactagtcattgttcaattgtgtataacaaaatataagtctttttagtagctataactaaaattcaaccgatctgaaccatatacgacacggatgtcgaagagcctaacataagtcactatgtcaaatttctgacaatggattataaatgcgccttttatggggccaagattttaaatcgatatatcgatctacatggcagctatatccaaatgtggaccaatttgggccatattgcagaagtatgtcaaggggtttaatttatctcactgtcctaaatttcggcgacatcggacaataaatgcgccttttatgggcctatgaccctaaatcgaagaattggtctttatggtagcggtatccaaatcgggaccgaactgagccaaattgacgaaggatatcgaagggcctaacacaacacactgtcccaaatttcagaaaaatcggataataaatatgacttttatgggcctaagactctaaatcgaaggatcggtctataaggcagctatattcaaatctggaccgatctgggccaaattgacgaaggatgtttggaggtctaacacaacttactgtcccaaatttcagcaaaatcgggtaataaatgtgacttttatgggcctaagaacttaatcgaaggatcagtctatatggcagctatacccaaatctggaattgtctgggccaaattggcgaaggatgtcgaagggcctaacacaactcactgtcccaaatttcagcaaaatcggataataaatatgacttttatgggcctaagaccctaaatcgaaggatcggtctatatggcagctatattcaaatctagaccgatctgggccaaattgacgaggtatgtcgaagggcctaacacaactcactgtcccaaattttagcaaaatcggataataaatatggcttttatgggcctaaatctgaggatcgtctatatggcagctatatccgaatctggaccgatctgggccaaattgacgaaggatgtcgaagggcctaacacaactcactgtccaaaatttcaccaaaatcggataataaatatggcttttatgggcataagaccctaaatcggaggatcggtctatatggcagctatatccaaatctgggccgacctgagccaaattgacgaaggatgtcgaagggcctaacacaactcactgtcacaaatttcagcaaaatcggattataaatgtggcttttatgggcctaagtccctaaatcggccgatcggtctatatggcagcaatatcaagatatagtccgatatagcccatctttgaacttaacctgcttatggaaaaaaaagaacctgtgcacaatttcagctcaatatctctatttttgaatatttttatttcaacataaaaatattcacaaagccgcaTGGCtgccacccgatcaaaacacgagaaaccaaattgatcacgttgtaatagatggaaggcattcatccagcgtgttagatgtacgatcgatccgtggagcgaatatagattcggatcattaccatcttgcagcaaaggttcgcacccgattgaacatggcgaggaaagtacgatctgacactgcacggaagctggacattgaaaagctgcagacacaacaaatggcagcggcatattccacacgactgacccaactgcttgatgaaagcactccatgttccgatgatataatggcgcagtggcaaaatattgcccactccatggaaaatgccgcgaaatgcGTACTTGGgtgccggaagcctcctccaaaaacccatggtacgaccaagagtgtcgagatgctactggagccaagaatgcggcatatggagtaaccctgcaatcagtagcaatgcgccagatgaaggagaggtatcgggagaaaaggagagaggagaaacgtctattccgcagaaagaaaaaggaaatggaaagacctgagtatgagcgaattgagatgtacaggagtcagaataaagtctggaaatttaagaccggaggcgacacgctgatatggCGTATGAATCAGCTTATAtgcgcaatctgactagaagaacgcacacccgatgattggaacctcagcatactatgtcccgtacacaagaaaggagacaaggcagaatgtgccaaatacagaggaataagtcttctccccatcgcatacaagatactctcgagcgtactgtgtgaaagattaaaacctaaaatcaatgagataattgggccctatcaatgcggctttagacctgataaatccaccctagaccagatattcacactgcgtcaaatcctggaaaagacccaagaagaacaaatcaacacctaccatctctttgttgactacaaagccgccttcgatactcctttacgttcaaaggtatttcaagccatgtctgagtttggtatccccgcaaaattagtaagactctgcaggatgacacttgctgatacgcgttcctcagtaagaataggaaagaatctctccgaatcatttaataccaaactaggtatcagacaaggagacagcctatcgtgtgatctctttaatatcctgctggagaagattatacgagatgcagatgtgaatagatatggcacagtaatcacaagagaacacatgctactcgcctatgccgacgacatcgatatcataggtcggtcaccggaagtagtaactgaaggctttgaaagattcgaaagagagtcagtgaaaatgggtctggtagtaaatggagataagacgaaatggatggtttcaaccaagcagataaagaaaatggagaaagttgggaaccacaaccttgagacagtcagtaactttatctacctcggcaccgccgaaaccgaaacgaatgacaccagttttgagattaagcgaagaataatactggcaaacagatgctactttggactaagtaagcagtttagaaacaaggccacctctcgacagacgaagattacactatacaagacactgatactacccgtgctgttatatggttctgaagcatgggtacttgtgagagcagatgaggcagtgcttggaatatttgagagaaatattcttcgtaaaatatatggaccagtttgcgttaatggagaatataggagttgtatgaacaacgagctgtataagctgtatgacgacgatagcatagttacacgcatcaaaatacaacggctgcgttggctaggtcatgttgtcagaattgatgaagaagctccagcaaagaagtcttttgaaggcaaacacggtggtacacgcagaccgggaagaccaaaagcccgatggaaagatcaagtagtgggagacacctcgaaacttggtgtcagagattttagaatgagcgcagaagatcgaggcgcttggaacgttattctacgttcggctagtggaacaaatattctgttatagccaattaaagtaagtaaggaaAGTAAATTCGCGATTTTTTTTGTACAGACCTCTTATGTTTCTTGATATAAAGAATTAATAAGTATACATAATTTGCTTGCAATTGAATTGagaaagtttatttaaaaaaaccaatCGTTTAGATACATatataaattgaattttcaatGCATTCACTCATTTCCATTTTCAAAGGCTGTATTATCGTATCCATGCAAGGGATTTCTATTGAAATCTGTGTTGCGATGCGTTTGTTGAGTTAGGCGACGTTTCGCAACAAAACGTGACTCGTTGAGCATCATCAGCGACTTgcgactcattgatatgtgcttCACACTTATATCATCTGATaaagaaagagaaaatttcattgccaACCAAGAATCATCATTTCAAATAGAATTCAAAAGCCATAAACCAAATGGAGGAAGCAATATCCTCGCTTTCTATACTATTCCTCTCTGTCATATACATACCGTCACCCAGAAATCTCCGCTCAAAGTTGCGCGGTAAATCACTGTAGTCACAATGgtttttatttagattttcatGTAGTTTGAAAATAGTCGAGCGCCGCATCATTTGTTTATCCATATCGTCCTGCCACTCGCAGGACTTTCCATCGCTAGGATTATTGTCGTCATCCTCATCGTCGAGACGTTTCGGTCGTTGCAGTTGCCGTGCTATGTGTACTGCATTCCCTCGAATTTCCTGGGCAGCATCCTCTTCGGTTACCTGCAGATATAAGTAGAAAAAGTGTACAGATAAACCACGGAGCAATAATATTATCGAGTTATATTAAGTTTTTCATTCATATAAGATGCCGTGTACATTAGGGTAGgactagacatgttcgtccatGTTTAAATAAGGACAATGTCCGGAAATTGGGTACATAAGCATCTACGTTAATATGAAGTTTAAGCTCGAATATGAGTTCAATCAAATAAGCTTCTTGAGCTCATGATTTTAGCAATTGAACTCATTAAAAAACTAATGAGCTTTCTTCTAAAACATTGGAAATTATTgaagaaattttaatatttgtatagaaaacGTTTCATTTAACTGCTAGAAAACTCATATAAACTTCTCTTTGTTTCAGGTATATAGTTTCAAATTGATAAATTTATAAAGAAATTTAGATcaaattattcaatattttaaaataaaccaTCTATGTTACTAAATGTACACAATGGTAAgcatatttttttac from the Stomoxys calcitrans chromosome 1, idStoCalc2.1, whole genome shotgun sequence genome contains:
- the LOC131996819 gene encoding uncharacterized protein LOC131996819; this translates as MSCEYSGDIFALRFASAECIDTGSIHASWGAKVDLVTEEDAAQEIRGNAVHIARQLQRPKRLDDEDDDNNPSDGKSCEWQDDMDKQMMRRSTIFKLHENLNKNHCDYSDLPRNFERRFLGDDDISVKHISMSRKSLMMLNESRFVAKRRLTQQTHRNTDFNRNPLHGYDNTAFENGNE